Sequence from the Cololabis saira isolate AMF1-May2022 chromosome 9, fColSai1.1, whole genome shotgun sequence genome:
TATAGTCTATTTAGTACTATAATGTTTATTTCCTTTATTCTTTCATTTAGAACCACTCACTCACACAGCGTGAAGTTGCCTGTGCATCTGTTCTACGCCATGAAGCCGCAATAAACCGTTTAAAGGTTATTCCTGCCTCCCGTGTCCCGACTAGACACCCCATATCGTTGACTACTTTATCGCCAATATcgcaatacagtttgtcacctccacgacacgtatcgtgccgtttttgtatcgcgaaatttcgtggcacgatatattgttacaagCCTATTATACAATGACAAACTTGATCCCCATTTCCACTTTACCTGGTCTGTATTTCTTCACCACCCATATGCCAATTGGAACAATAACCAGCAACAGGAACAGCACCAGAACAACTGGAACAATCACCTCTGCATgacctgatttaaaaaaaagaaaatacaaaaaaatgcaacTACAACTTGGATCGATaacaaatagaaaaaaggatGGTGTGCATTTTTCGCCAGTTTAAGATAATAATGTGACATTTCTCTCAGAAGCAGCAGTTTCATCAGAGCACGATACCTGAGCCTGACGTGGGATGCATTTTCTTGCACTCTGCATTACTGGTAGATGTACAGTTCCTCACTTTAACCTCATCGAGGTTACACCTAGTTTGGAGATTGGAAAACATGATTAAATCCATGACCAAATTAAATACAAGATGACATTGAAACCAAAACATCATCCTCCGATTACTAGTGTGGGGGGAAAACTAGTGTGGTTTACATAAACTCACCTTTTACACAGGTTGCAGTGTTCACAAGCCTCGTGAGGATCACAGAATCTCCCTGGTCTGCATTGGCAACCAGTATTCTTAGTTGGAATGCATGGTCTGGTCATTATTTGATCTAGTtcataggagaaaaaaaaaaacaaagagaggaaaaagcagCATTAAaacacagttgtgtgaaaagaGACTACAAGATTGAGAGGTCTTAATGTGAGGTTGATGCACACTCAAACAGCACGTGTCATACTctacagtagggctgggcgatatatcgagattttaatatataccgatatattttcaaacgcgatatggtacgagacaatatcgtttatatctatttaaaaaaaatatatatatatatattttttttaatgattttgatataggttattttgtgacaaattgacttgaatgttttatttgagatttgcacaaatgttttgttatttgcactgtcaacctcagtggaaaagtctgcctgttactgtctacattgtattaattgcacagtgtatttgaatgtaatttttatgcaggaaagggatatttgttttattttattcaagaagcatttttattctatatatgcaggcagtttatttttatttcatttgttttatacattttgatattgtgcagacctctgttgataaaggtacctgtgtgacatttggcacgaggctttgtattaaaactgactgtttttttaagggtttgcctcagaaaaaaatgaagctaacagagatgctatgctataatgctttgggggaaaccccaattacgtcacagaaaaaatatcgatatatatcgagtatcgccattcagctagaaaatatcgagatatgacttttggtccatatcacccagccctactctACAGCATGCTAAAGTTTAACGAGGACACAATCCAGACATACATAAGCTGTTTAAAAAAACGGAAGCACGCTTTGAGGAATCAAGAGAGCGAGAAGCAGCCAGGTGAAGCACTTGATTCCTTATCTTGATCAGAAGTTTTCAGGTGTATGTTAACACAATCCAATGGAGGAAAGACATCATCCCTGATCTTACAGAACCAATTGTTTGGCTTCTTTTGGAAAGGTTACAAGACCATTTCCAAACATACGATTTAATAAATCTActgtgagaaaaaaataatttcacaataattttacATGTGGAAAAGATTCAAAAAAGTTCCCAATCTTTCCAAGACCACATTTTAGTCAACTATAATCTGTATCTCATTCGTTTATATATACAAACACACTTAAGTATCCCAAAATCGAAAAGTGAGGCCATCTGTTTGAAAACTACACCGTGCAAaaggacaatgatcccaaagagaaaaagagaaaataaaaaaagcaacgGTCTAGTCCAGGTCAAAACCTGGACCCGTTTGAAATGTTGAAGCGGGACTTTAACATATCCGTCCATAAATTAATGCCTGCAGAACTAGGAAAAGGGTAAAATTTATTTTACAGGAAATAATAGATAACTTTATACAGACTATTATTCAAATTATTGTTCCTAAAGATCCGCTCTGTGAATGTTTGGCTTTTAGGATGTACTTTATTTGAACAAGGCAGCGAAGTGCGTGCGTGCGACAGCGCGCATGAGAAAGTTTGTGAACATTCAATGTTCTCCAGAATGCAGGAGAATAAATTGAGCTGAGACCATTCGTGTCTCTGTTCCTACTGCAAAACACAACGCAGAATTAGACCCACTACACTACAAGAAACCCAGATAAGGAATTATGCGAGGAAGGGTCAGTTATTCTGGCTGAACTTGGCCTGCGGTCAGTTGGGGGATTTATTCTTTGCAGCTTGCCTGGTCGAGAACACATTTATTGACCAGGATTTCTTAATTCTGCTGTTCAGCTGTCACTTTAGTCAGAAGTACATTTAATTGACAATTTCTCCTGATCCAAGTATACAGTCACATTTTCATTAGCCATTTTACAGGTTTGGTGTTAGGACTATTACAGTCCCTGACAAAAGCCTTGCCAGGTATCCATTTTGTAGAAAACAATTCATAACCTGACTTTGAATTAATCCATTGGTTGTAGACAGGGCCGTTCCTGACCCATTTGGCGCCCTAGGCAAAATATTTGCTGACGCCCCCCCACCCCGTTCCCGTCCTGTCCCGTCCCGTCCCGTCCACTactaccaccacacacacacacacacacacacacacacacacacacacacacacacacacacacacacacacacacacacacacacacacaaacacacacactcacacacacacacaaaggcaatttctttaggatgtaataaataattaaatatataatatgtaataaataagtaatacaacaaCTCAGAGCAGCAATTCAATAAAGAAACATAATCgcaaaaaaaatgccacagatcagcccctctgacacacaaccacagcagcagcacacGGTCAGAACTATTcaaatgaggtttcagcaccaggGATTTACcggtcattatgtcaaacctaactattaccctaatgcagactttaaaatataagtatcaaactggagataaaaatctaatgacatccagtgatgtctatggaagctcatttccaccagtaaaagaaaaaaataagatgaaatcttagccttaaaaataaaaatatccccacggtaagtcataataatgacataaaaagtcataatttcaactttttatctcataattatgactttctatctcataatttcgactttatatctcataatttcgactttatatctcataattatgacttatcgtgaggatatttttatttttaaggctaagttttcatcttagccatagatgtcggattcactgagtagatcaattcagacacacgtgttcaacctacacaacagtttacaatgtgcaacgacatgtatttaacacaatcagacacagcggtcaaacagcaacaaacaaagcttaccaatgatggtttcatccagggtTGGGCagaaaacaacatcaaaacatatttccatccacatcaaaacatatttcctgTTTTAAGGCTccttctgatgcgacaactggctaaaggctgatttatggttctgcgttacagcaacgcaGAGATACGCCGTagtgggtgggggagggggcgcCGCACGCGAGTGTGCTGAGGTGAGGGACCGCAGCAAAATTAATTGTGGCTGCCAGAGAATCAGAACGATGCAGCcaggcagaaattaaaattagaaaaactatttcattattatttaaagacttttggctatatatgtactgttgttgtttttagtgtattcatttctaatttttcaaaagtttattaaaaaaaaaaaaaaacagctggttgcATGGCGCCCCCTGGCATGCTGGCGCCCCTAGCATTTGCCTAACCTGCCCTATGGGCGGAACGGCCCTGGTTGTAGAAATGGTGCATATGAAAGCTAAAACCCTCCCAAATGATATTTCATATACTAAAATAAATTTGCCTCACTGAAGAAAAATTGATCATTTAATGAATACAGAAAGGTCAGATTTTAGCAGAACAAAAGTTTTGTTGCCTGCAGAATAATgtgaaaattgaataaataatctacttCAAATACAAAAATGTGGCAACGAAGGCAGTCTGACATGCCTCCCGGAGGAATGTAAGACGGATCAATCTTTCTTTTGTCAGGCCTGTACTTGGAGTTCAGTGGAATGCGTCACGTCCTGCTTTCTCAGGCGTGGAACAGGCGCACATGAACTCTCTAATGCCCTGATGAATGAATACTTTGAGATCAAAGAAGTTGCTGGTCTTTCATAAGCTTCCCTGCCTTGTTTAGTCTGGTTTAATGCACAAACCACTATGAAAATCTTAAACCTTTTTTCTCCTACATTCATCCGATCAATAGTACAAAGCTGTCAGAGTTACCTGGGCGACACGGGGTGCATGTTAAGCACCGATGCAGGTTATTGGAGAACTCGGTGTATGTCCCGAAGTTACATTCTTCACATGTCCCCTTCTCTCCTGTTTTTGTGCAGGGCGATGTCAGATGTGTCCCTAAAACACAAAGCATATAAGCACACAGTTGTGATTtcagaacaaatgtatttaaaatgcatagaaatctcAGCCAGTTAATGGTAAGAGAAAGATTACTTTATTCTTCATTAATATTTGTAAGAAATGTATCCAtatcaaaaccctgcaagttctatacaaaaaaatgaTGTGACGGTTCAGAAAATCATAGCTACAGCACAAGACAGGCTCTCAGAGGTCACTTTTCACtgccaaaaataaagacaaactatGGTAAAAGAACGGTGATGTACATAGCTACGtctgcatggaacccacttaccaaacactttaagcaaactattaacataaaataattaaaattgttagtaaagaaacatctcttggATACATATAAAacgtatttaattattattaaataaataaataaataaataatgtagatagCATTTGGGTATGTgtacatctatatatatatatatatatatatatatatatatatatatatatatatgtacattatgttgtatgtatattttttttcaagcaaaattgaaatagaaacaaggggtaggacctcataagtttttctacttcctcctactccttttcgagcatgacggtttatttccctttgattttatttaaatgactgtttatttatatattttttttgttgttgttttgtgtaagtgttttttttttaatgtgtgcccgaaacaaagatttcaatcaatgtatatatataatataaataaatgaatatgtattaaaaaatggttattggtgcaaactataataactatacattgtttgaatttgttggatgttataaaatgtatgaatatgtattgttttttttatttataactaaatgttaaacggaatgacttttttttcctttattttctgtttttcctttcttttttttttttaatatgctacctctttaggttggctttaaatgttttgttgtaatgtactgtgtattatgtgtgggaccccaggaagaacagctgcagttttgctgtagctaatggggatccaaataaaactataaaactatGAACACAGAGTCCAGTCAGGTTATTTCATCAGTTCATCAGAGATTCAGCGTGTGTCGTGTAAAACCATGTGTGGCTGCAGGTATCTTACCAGCTGGACACTTTACACAGCAAATGCTGCCATGTTGGTATTCCAGGTCCTCTTTGCAGTACCTGGGCTTGTCCACCTCCCTAATCTCTCTGACAACGCCAGGCCCTGGGGCTGCTGCCATGGGTTGGAACACCAAGACTAAAACCTTTGGAAAGAAGATAACAGTAGTCAAAGTGCAGCTGGGAAATATTAACCAAAAACTATTTCTTTTATGCCAGTGCTAATGTTcaagggtttgttttttttgttccccaAAACAACACTACCACTGGCACTTATTTAACCAGATGGCATGGATTTTAGTGCATAGTTGAACACACTATTCTTACTGAACTTCATGATGCCTTTTTCAATCCCAGAGTCATGTTCCGACTCTGTTGGAAGTAAAAACTGGGACTTTTTTACAGCAAcattcttctgctgctgctcattTAACCCTTCAAACAAACGCCAAATGTCtaaaccttttattttcttttttaaccaacTCGATCTGCTTTgatatagggctggggatcgattcaaatgtcaagaatcgattcaattctgatttttaagattcagaatcaattatcacgctttgattcgatctgattttgatattgatttgggttatgaatgaaatgaaagaatgaatgaaaaaaatgtattggtcaCCACCAAGCATGTACACTTAGGTCACGACCAAAGGGTCAGGGCTGAAGCCTCGGCTTATGAATGCCCCcccttcttacatttcaaaatgtcctttgtctgacatgtttgatacattttccttataataaatacaacaaatgaataatagctaacaacaacaaaaaacatatgcaCATTTACATGCATACCTATCTACTTATGACGTACCTACacccatacatgtacatacatatatacacacacattacatatccacatacatatgtacactACACATGCTTACACTTACATACATGCCTGTATCTGTACAcacatatgttaaaaaaaggattatttaaatgattataaaaataatactcCATGTACCCatccttttgtttcctttctttatgaCATCATTCCAttaccgggaacaagtctgtacttatccatcatcatgtctttatacgtttttttcaaattcaatACGTTTTTGCTATATTTGAATTCTTCCGGTAATGCATTCCATACCCTCACGCCACTGACAGAAATGCACCTACTTTTCACGACTGTATTCCAGATCGGTTGTTTCCAGTTGAATTGGCCTCTGAGGGCGTaactcccctctctctctctgaacatttcatttcatttcatttcatttattccgttcatggtatatcttcttacaatgttgtacataattccaagaagtacacattatcaccatgacgaaaaggagcaggaagaagaaaacttatgttacctgcccctctctgtaaATACAATTACATTTACTTGCTGAACACCtatctatctatacatatataaacaagaaaacaaacaaaaataccactcttctatttatttttttcctctttctccttcttcttttttgtaggcacttatcttttcctttttaaacattttcttaagctgaccCAAACTTGTGCAgcttttcagttccttgctttgtctatGCCATatttttacacctgtaacagaaatacacatttgttttatgtttagccttgcaaaagtatgtttgaaatcaaattTATGTCTGTTatcctcatcctccaatctaaacaaattttgtaactgttctggtaatgatcttgtttttgctttaaacattatttttaaggtTTGAAGTTCAACTATATCCACTATTTTCAATAAACCTgccaaaataaataatctgtttgatGGTTCTCTGAAGCCGACCCTGTGAATGACTCTCACTGCTCTTTTCTGTAGCACAAACAGAGGAGAGATGTTACTTGCATAGGTATtaccccacacttccacacaataatttagatatggcaaaataaatgtacAATACAGAGTTCTTAGTGTGTTAGtattcaaaataaacttaaccttattcaaaatatatatatactcttcGCCACCTTGGCTTTTACATATGCTATATGGTTTTTCCATGTCAGCTTGTCGTCTAAAATAATACCCAAAAACCTAAACACAGACACTCTCTCAATGCTCTCTCCTGCAAATGAAAGTGAAATTTCATCCTTTTTTCGATTTGTAAAAAccataaatttagttttttccagATTTAACAAAAGCTTATTTTTATCAAACCAACTTTTAAGTTTAACCATTTCATTGGTGATATTTTCAGCGATAAGCCCCAAATCATccccagaacaaaaaaaattcgtatcatctgcaaataaaacaaactgtagagtttttgaaacttcacaaatatcattaatgtataaaataaaaagtttaggTCCCAAAACGGATCCTTGTGGGACTCCACATACTGTCCTCAGACATTCAGATTTATAACCCTCCAGCTGAACAtattgttttctattttgtAAATAACTACTTAACCAATCCAAAGCAATTCCTCTCACACCATAATTATGTAgttttgaaattaaaatgtcatgaTTTATTGTATCAAACgccttttttaaatcgataaaaACCCCAATTGTATATTTTTTGTTATCAAATGCTGTTGTTATTTCTTCCATTATTTTCGTTAGTGCCATTGCTGTGGATCGGTTAGTTCGAAACCCATACTGACTCTCATTCCAACCACTCAACATGGTTTGTATGTTGGGAGGAAGTAGATTTTTTCTGGCATTAAACATAAGCAAAGCTGTTTTCTGATCTACCAGGTCCATGAATTTGAGTGCTTTTGActtgatgaataataaattggTGTGATCATAAAAACCAACATTATTCACCACttgtattgcttttttttgtattgtgcaAACTGTCTGTAGTGTGGACTTGCAGACATTACCTCAGATTTCAACACAGTAAGTCAAGTAAGGTAGAATAAGCATGCAGTATAGAGCATTTATAGAtctaaagtttaaaaaatgtCTGACTTTGCTCAATACTCCGATACTTCTGGAAATTTTTAATCTTACCTGGCTTACCTGAATTTATGGTCTATTATTATCCCCAAAAAGGtgctctcatatactctttCTAAATCAAATGTTTCTATTCTTAAACCTACCTGAGTTGTTAAATGTGTTTTACGGTTTCCAAAAATCATAAatttggttttgtttaaatTCAAAGATATTTTGTTGACATCAAACCACATTTTCAGTTTGCCTAGTTCAGCTGTCGCCTTCTCCATTAGCCTCTGTAACAggttagaggtgggtgcaattcatcgatgtgtcgatgcatcgctatgcatcacgtgacgatttggaatcgattaattaattatttatttatttttttaagttatcctatccagattccagactgaataagctgctgaatcatttcattttcaagaatgcacatttcttattgttcacttgaaatatggcagatatgcttacactaaatacatttgatggaagtacatatcttgtttacttgaattaatgaactcattaaatccagggcttgaccgttttcagtgttttccgtcaatagagggcgctctcatgcaagtgcagctttccctggtcaaagttaagtaagtaaaagagcaaatgtttacatagtcataaaatacattattttgtgtctttgaaaaatacatgtcaaatgttcaaaaaaccttgttatttacttaatgagtgttgttagaggaactgagttaattgattggctatttatttacaaatgtagccacagatgaagacaaaatgaatcttgtatggaaaaaagcattaaaaatcacaataatcgaagaatcgtggcaccaataatcgaaatcgaatcgtgaggtacccttgtttgcacacccctataACAGGttagttattaaaacagtttttgagctgttgcatgaatgatatgactgtgtagctatgcaacatattaatactagtattactattattatattgagattaaacagcaagtattgtgcagctaatgatgctgtaaggaccaatcagctcccagaatgctgatagaactgctttcagaaacatc
This genomic interval carries:
- the hdr gene encoding hematopoietic death receptor isoform X1 is translated as MAAAPGPGVVREIREVDKPRYCKEDLEYQHGSICCVKCPAGTHLTSPCTKTGEKGTCEECNFGTYTEFSNNLHRCLTCTPCRPDQIMTRPCIPTKNTGCQCRPGRFCDPHEACEHCNLCKRCNLDEVKVRNCTSTSNAECKKMHPTSGSGHAEVIVPVVLVLFLLLVIVPIGIWVVKKYRPDSQSRLRNMRKGGQQVGGSSACNEGAPLYNSLNSSASNSQHSLTGPQSAPLLSQQPTFTVSMEPTRREHEPFPPLEPVNGEESLRRSFDFFEKVDIDQHKRFFRHLGLDDNVIKSKESLPYEDRIHELLNIWVERVGRRASLNDLLETLLNLNQRKTAEDIKNEAISSGYYTCDG
- the hdr gene encoding hematopoietic death receptor isoform X3, with product MAAAPGPGVVREIREVDKPRYCKEDLEYQHGSICCVKCPAGTHLTSPCTKTGEKGTCEECNFGTYTEFSNNLHRCLTCTPCRPDQIMTRPCIPTKNTGCQCRPGRFCDPHEACEHCNLCKRCNLDEVKVRNCTSTSNAECKKMHPTSGSGHAEVIVPVVLVLFLLLVIVPIGIWVVKKYRPDSQSRLRNMRKGGQEHEPFPPLEPVNGEESLRRSFDFFEKVDIDQHKRFFRHLGLDDNVIKSKESLPYEDRIHELLNIWVERVGRRASLNDLLETLLNLNQRKTAEDIKNEAISSGYYTCDG
- the hdr gene encoding hematopoietic death receptor isoform X2; this encodes MAAAPGPGVVREIREVDKPRYCKEDLEYQHGSICCVKCPAGTHLTSPCTKTGEKGTCEECNFGTYTEFSNNLHRCLTCTPCRPDQIMTRPCIPTKNTGCQCRPGRFCDPHEACEHCNLCKRCNLDEVKVRNCTSTSNAECKKMHPTSGSGHAEVIVPVVLVLFLLLVIVPIGIWVVKKYRPDSQSRLRNMRKGGQVGGSSACNEGAPLYNSLNSSASNSQHSLTGPQSAPLLSQQPTFTVSMEPTRREHEPFPPLEPVNGEESLRRSFDFFEKVDIDQHKRFFRHLGLDDNVIKSKESLPYEDRIHELLNIWVERVGRRASLNDLLETLLNLNQRKTAEDIKNEAISSGYYTCDG